In Homalodisca vitripennis isolate AUS2020 unplaced genomic scaffold, UT_GWSS_2.1 ScUCBcl_6919;HRSCAF=14363, whole genome shotgun sequence, the sequence AAAGAAAGGAGGACAGACCGCGTTGGACTCAAAGTTAGAGCAAGAAATCAGTGCTAGCCTATCTAAGTGTGGTGAATGGGGTTATCCTCTGAGTACATTTGATGTTCGTTGTTTTGTTAAGTATCATTTGGATATAGAAGGgaagaatgtattaaaatttaaaaataactttcctgGTGCAGACTGGGCTGATGGGTTTTTATCAAGACACAAGGCCATTCTGTCCCAAAGAATGTGCCAAAACATTAAAAGAAGTAGAGCGAAATTATCTCCAAAAGTAATCAATGACTATTTTGATGAGTTGAAGGACACTGTTACAGATGTTCCTCCCGATATGATAATCAATTATGATGAGACTGCGTTGTCCGATGACCCAGGCCGTCggaaactaattttttaaaaggggttgtAAATACCCTGAGCGAGTTATGAACGAAAGTAAGAGCAATGTGTCTGTGATGTTTGCTGCCACTGCTTCTGGCAAAATGCTGGCtccttacataattttataaagtgagccggttctatacctatatctccccggctcatgtgtgttttatatagtgtgtgtgtggtttattggctgcagaggcgactgaccatttgaaggcgtttggcctttccagcagagtggcaaagactccgagccgtgctgtactagttaggagcagctccagtttaatttattttgttaaattttaagtgtttgttagttttgctgagcatttctccttctaacatgtgcagctaagttgacggcccctcactgatgaggtccaagggatgaattgttttatcctgtcatctctccatcatgcgtggtcgcagagaaacttcgcctttgcgctagctgctgaaggacggccaccatgatggacatacctactattcaacacctgtgataccccgtgatattgttattgttgctatttatatagtttatattttgttatttagttttaagttagttttagatattatttagttatttcttgggtttcattaggagcccgcccttagccgaaggataccgggtggaattggcatttcttgtttcaaattatggcatttctaatttttgtatgcaggtgcacctgacggagattgtttgagatatactactgcaggcacttttattttttttttaatttatagtgtatatatttatacataattatattgacaggataggcctgtgttttcgaagtaaatgaacctgagtatgctgaccacggtgttcttttttttacctagtttttttgatccggcatcccgttcgccgccatgggcgcgcgcttccctgatgtttgctgtgggtgtgcgggcggcgatgtaaggtttcaatggtagcagagcgtggttcgctgctctctcagctgtctctcagttctggttttgtttgttggtgtaggttagtgttaggtagggggaggtcagagtacacaattttttttttattaggagctcgccctagcacaggataccgggtggaattggtttagtgtcttgcttcctgcagacttaccctttgcagggagcaagggactctaaattgcttaaccgctaaatttatctaactgtactctacttctcccctatcaatgtgttgttttgttatatttattgcttctgtgtttgtaggttgtggttagtgtatatttgcagggtatccttctattaggtggcaggtattaagttcttcacttggacctcgtcagtgtaagccctttgtgagttgagtccacttaggttactaagtaattgttgtgtacgctttgttgtatttatattgtctgaattgtttggtatggcgttttccctggtgcctgaacatctgcgcaagcccgagttggtttttgaggtcctggcgagaggacagaagcccgagggagatgtgagggcattaagagctcaattacgggcttgtatagcgttggaccgcagctggaatgcagagttccaaattaatactgaatttgagttttgtaaaacccgaatggaagagttagaagacgacattaattttgagtcacttcccatgtccgggtcagcaaaggctagattggcatctcagcttttacattggcgtgacagaatagttttacttatgtcagctcctagtttagactctgaaattaaaagttgggctttttcggccagtaataaattaaaacaagccctagatggtttgagtgaggtgcgctcggtgaaggagaaggggggggtactatttacctctgtcactccaacggaggttcccactaccattacttttgctaaccatcctccggctctttctttcgagcctcccagagttactatgtctccgatgggtggtagccctcctgaagcggctggtgaggcttcatctatagttgtgccttccttttctagctttggcaaactgcctcatcctttggggagtgtgttacaacacttccccagagttgatggacttgacactaatttacttatccattttcttctggaagtttttaaactgagagaatttcctggtatgacagatgccatgcttatgcagattttagcgcagttttccttaaggcccctttttgatcgccttctagactgccttaagagaggtgccacttttgaccagttccacgccgagatcttggagttctttgtacctgctcgggttagggagcgcttgcgggtggaaacgcgtttatcgtcctcaggcaccagatgagacgttgagccattttgtcggggagatacgggatgtagcccgggtgttgcgcttgagcttgagcgaaacggagttggtgaaccttattttggagggcattaaacctgaagaacgctcccgtttgattttttgtagccgtcccgcatcttttgcggatttggaccggctctccatcatctctagaggggttcaggatgcggatgatcaaagggagaccatgtcgaggcatcttcctcacttgcctccggggccggtccatgctcaggtgcagtctgagccagcagctgctccttcccgtaggcagcctcctacctgttatggctgcaagcaagtgggacatattagaccgttttgtccacttaataaaaaaaactagtaagcttgcggacgagtaagcccgactcgtgccgtaaaggtaattttgagggcaaatatgtacctaattttgatggtaaaagggtagctggtttaatacagaacagaaagaaaacagaaagagatagacttggggacagttatcatcgttggccgagaggggaggttgctgctctggctgcgcaggggggtaagggctgcccgctcaacctgcccacaactggatgtgcttgtggggaatgtggtgcagaaggccctggttgattctgggtcagcccgcagcctgatttctttgtcgttttttgaagatctaaaatcctctgggctaatacggcaggttgagcctagttcacttatctgctggactgcttcacgcacacctttacctattatctgtagtgcccagattcacatcaaaattaattatttctcttgggattggagctttttggtggctaaggacctgacttttcctttcatcttgggagcagattttatcggaaaaaactggcatgattttggatttggcctccagtcatgttttctttgctttcgccaggcgggtgctcgttcccttttctgatgtcgagtctcgtgggactgctgccttagagatggaagataagagcttgactcctcctgaccaactaggacatcttacgccgaaagaggctgaggacataaggcagatttgttccagtttttcctgaagtccttactgacaaaactgggtacgaccaatctcttggaatacgagattcgtcttacagacacccgtcctgtacgttcccatccatataagcttgctccgcccaagatggagattctgagaagtatgattgatgatttacttaagagtggggttatcgagccgtcttgctcaaatttttccagtccagcgtttctagtgccgaaacctaatgggaagtccagattggtcctggattatcgaaagctcaatgctcagatagaaattgactccgtgcctctccccgatttgcattctgctttcgactggtttggtaaggccaagtatttctccatttttgatcttaaccaggcataccatcagattccactaaaacacgagtctcgacctctcactgctttttgtgtgccttggaatttgtaccagttcacccgagtgccaatgggcttggctgtgggggcccaaacactcaccagactcctggattctatctttcatgatgtcaaatttaagttcgtgttcaactatctggatgacctgcttgtgtacagtgagagttatgaggagcacttgactcatctggaggaagttctaactaggctgcgagagtctggccttaccgtcaatcctgaaaaggtgagttttgctcagcctgaaatatcgtttctgggtcatcttgtctcttctcgaggtgtttgtattgatccagagagaacccaggcaatcagggagtttcctcctcctaaggatgccaaggggattgcccgttttgtgggaatgataaatttttatcgtcgtttcatccccaatgttgctgaagtggcggcccctctgaactctcttaggaaaaagggtgccaagtttgagtggggtgaagcgcaacaggctgcttttgagcagctgaaagaggcagtgatgcagcctccagtcttggctatgcctgatttcagtcgtaagttcgtcttgcaaactgatgcttcctccttagccgttgcttgctgttttatcgcaagaagtagatggtatccggcagcccatagcttatgcttcacgcacgttaaccccttgtgagaagaagagttgttctgtttatgagctggaatgtttggctgtcgtgtttggaattaacaagttcaggcgttacctagaacataaagaatttttgttggaaaccgacaaccaggcactttcttggctccttgcccacccccgtcagctcgggaagattggtcgctgggtagtccaaatttctgcccttaagttcacagtgcagcacgtgcgaggcacccaaaatatcatagcggacactctgtcacggaTGTAtaacttacccaacgaccaccaggatttatcagagccgccctgttgtggcgtgctcctagactttcctctggcattttcggacattgttccacaccaacttaaggatcccgagctgactgctatcatcaatgagcttaaaaacggaggtgcccaccctccttattttctgtaccgaggtgctctatgctgccgtgacaagcagcggagaaaacctaagttagtgctgccaagctttcttgtaccgatggtctttcagtattttcattcttctcctgtgggcggacatctaggaattcataagaccatcgcgaagattaggggatcagttcatctggaaaggtatggaccgggatattgcagctcgagtacgttcttgtgaactgtgctcgctaagcaaacccgctcaaaataccaagttgggtcttttgtcatctgaggtgg encodes:
- the LOC124374000 gene encoding uncharacterized protein LOC124374000 — translated: MPRTYKRDPRAKHHRPVDEEAIKRALDAVAKGMSIRKAGEQFKISKSALHRYAKKARSGRKLTFKKKGGQTALDSKLEQEISASLSKCGEWGYPLSTFDVRCFVKYHLDIEGKNVLKFKNNFPGADWADGFLSRHKAILSQRMCQNIKRSRAKLSPKVINDYFDELKDTVTDVPPDMIINYDETALSDDPGRRKLIF